A single region of the Brachypodium distachyon strain Bd21 chromosome 3, Brachypodium_distachyon_v3.0, whole genome shotgun sequence genome encodes:
- the LOC100823084 gene encoding stearoyl-[acyl-carrier-protein] 9-desaturase 5, chloroplastic, translated as MVMYLMAPLRYCSALHAPSLSSCPRRGSGALSTVVTMASKARIGTPENSFTPPRQAPHQAQVMHSLPPEKKEIFDSLERWAEDNVLVFLKPVEKSWQPQDYLPDPSSEGFYDEVKELRERAEDIPDDYFVCLVGDMVTEEALPTYQTMLNILDGGVGDETGTSLTSWAIWTRAWTAEENRHGDLMNKYLYLTGRVDMRQTEKTIQYLIGAGMDPKSESNPYLGFVYTSFQERATFVSHGNTARHVKKYGDLKLAQICGTIAADEKRHETAYTKIVEKLFEIDPDYTVQAFATMMRKKITMPAHLMYDGQEDNLFDHFSAVAQRVGVYTAMDYADILEFLVQRWNVADLTGLSGEGRRAQDFLCSLGPRFRKLEERAQGKVKQSSPVVPFSWIFGREVQL; from the exons ATGGTCATGTATCTCATGGCGCCCCTCCGTTACTGCAGTGCCTTGCATGCACCTTCATTGTCTTCTTGCCCGAGGAGAGGCAGTGGAGCCTTATCCACGGTAGTGACCATGGCTTCCAAAGCCAG GATTGGAACTCCCGAAAATTCCTTCACCCCTCCTCGCCAGGCGCCTCATCAAGCCCAAGTAATGCACTCATTGCCAcctgaaaagaaagaaatcttCGATTCACTGGAGCGTTGGGCAGAAGACAACGTCCTGGTCTTCTTGAAGCCAGTTGAGAAATCCTGGCAGCCACAGGACTACCTGCCGGACCCTTCCTCAGAGGGATTCTACGATGAAGTCAAGGAGCTGAGGGAGCGGGCTGAGGATATCCCAGATGACTATTTCGTTTGTTTGGTCGGAGACATGGTCACTGAGGAAGCACTCCCTACTTACCAGACGATGCTCAATATCCTGGACGGTGGTGTCGGTGATGAGACTGGCACCTCCCTCACCAGCTGGGCTATCTGGACACGGGCGTGGACTGCTGAGGAGAACCGGCACGGTGATCTCATGAACAAGTATCTGTACCTCACTGGAAGGGTTGATATGAGACAGACTGAGAAGACCATACAGTATCTGATTGGTGCAGGAATG GACCCAAAATCCGAGAGCAACCCATATCTGGGTTTCGTCTACACATCGTTCCAAGAGAGGGCAACCTTTGTATCTCACGGGAACACAGCACGGCATGTCAAGAAGTACGGGGATCTGAAGCTGGCCCAGATATGCGGCACCATCGCGGCAGACGAGAAGCGGCACGAGACGGCCTACACAAAGATCGTGGAGAAGCTCTTTGAGATCGACCCGGACTACACGGTTCAGGCCTTCGCCACcatgatgaggaagaagatcacGATGCCCGCCCACCTGATGTACGATGGGCAGGAGGACAACCTGTTTGATCACTTCAGTGCGGTGGCACAGCGGGTTGGCGTCTACACCGCCATGGACTACGCCGACATCCTTGAGTTCCTGGTCCAGAGGTGGAACGTGGCTGATCTCACTGGGCTGTCCGGGGAAGGGAGGCGCGCTCAGGATTTCCTCTGCTCCCTGGGGCCAAGGTTCAGGAAGCTGGAGGAGCGAGCTCAGGGGAAGGTGAAGCAGTCGTCACCTGTTGTTCCTTTCAGCTGGATCTTTGGCCGGGAAGTGCAGCTTTGA
- the LOC100822771 gene encoding RPM1-interacting protein 4 — MAQNGIPAWGNWDSTDNTPYTQKFENVRRTKKTGVSSSPSDPRRSPEPPRKSPLHPSKYTPEALDHSPKYQPHASKPEPDHPRPMASPLREPVPRRHANPLHQQHLDQGGYGSPYRATAGAASPMQAGNAARSKHRSAGMQTPERRASSAVHGPLTPGRIGAKQGGRAYEVDDEVAVPPFGGWDEGNAASGENYTGIFNRVRNDKLSPNSSAKQPSSYSGKQENKVQQTCPCCIL; from the exons ATGGCG CAAAATGGAATTCCTGCATGGGGGAACTGGGACAGCACTGACAACACCCCATATACGCAGAAGTTTGAGAATGTGAGAAGGACCAAGAAAACAGGTGTTTCTTCCAGCCCAAGTGATCCTAGACGAAGCCCTGAACCTCCTCGCAAGTCACCTTTGCATCCATCCAAATATACACCTGAAGCCTTGGACCACAGTCCAAAATACCAGCCACATGCAAGTAAGCCTGAACCTGATCATCCCCGTCCTATGGCATCCCCTCTCCGTGAACCTGTGCCTCGGAGGCATGCAAATCCACTGCATCAACAACACCTGGACCAAGGTGGGTATGGTAGCCCTTACAGAGCAACTGCTGGGGCAGCCTCTCCAATGCAAGCAGGGAATGCAGCAAGGTCAAAGCATCGTTCTGCTGGAATGCAGACTCCAGAAAGGAGGGCCTCATCGGCAGTCCATGGTCCACTTACTCCTGGAAGGATCGGAGCAAAGCAAGGAGGCCGAGCCTATGAG GTCGATGATGAAGTCGCAGTACCACCATTTGGTGGGTGGGATGAAGGTAATGCAGCTTCAGGGGAGAACTACACTGGCATTTTCAACAGGGTGAGGAATGATAAGTTGTCCCCCAATTCTTCTGCCAAGCAGCCATCATCTTATAGTGgcaaacaagaaaataaagtacAACAG ACCTGCCCATGCTGTATACTGTGa